From one Streptomyces sp. Q6 genomic stretch:
- a CDS encoding glycerophosphodiester phosphodiesterase, with translation MVTLVTRTAPIAGLAGVLSLTTLALAPPLEWGSGPLTVDALPRVTYTAHRGGALEVPENSMSGLAAAFSRGTAQVLDFDTRMLRDGTLVVMHDATLDRTTYSSGRVRDLDRREWEGVRLRPRASLPGSWRSERPPTVAEVLDRFGGRIVLMLEAKDPDSLRRLARLIHARGLTRSVLVNSNHPAVAQRAHRLGLIAQLWRSARQMRTDRPESWASYVDVLDMDHKARDADLVRAVRSGVPHVWAHTVNTPADRDRVLRLGCDGVITNAPGLLAATPTGAAAATPASSAGR, from the coding sequence ATGGTCACTCTCGTCACCAGGACCGCGCCGATCGCCGGTCTCGCCGGCGTCCTCTCCCTCACGACCCTCGCCCTCGCGCCGCCGCTGGAATGGGGCAGCGGCCCGCTGACGGTCGACGCGCTGCCTCGCGTCACGTACACCGCCCATCGCGGCGGCGCCCTGGAGGTCCCGGAGAACAGCATGTCGGGGCTGGCGGCGGCGTTCTCGCGGGGCACCGCGCAGGTGCTCGACTTCGATACGCGGATGCTGCGCGACGGCACCCTCGTCGTCATGCACGACGCCACCCTGGACCGCACGACCTACTCGTCGGGCCGGGTGCGCGATCTGGACCGGCGGGAGTGGGAGGGCGTGCGGCTGCGGCCCCGGGCCTCGCTGCCGGGCAGCTGGCGCTCGGAGCGGCCGCCGACGGTGGCCGAGGTGCTCGACCGGTTCGGCGGCCGGATCGTCCTGATGCTGGAGGCCAAGGACCCGGACAGCCTGCGCCGCCTCGCCCGGCTGATCCACGCCCGCGGTCTGACCCGCTCGGTGCTGGTCAACTCCAACCACCCGGCGGTCGCCCAGCGCGCGCACCGGCTCGGTCTGATCGCCCAACTCTGGCGCTCCGCACGGCAGATGAGGACCGACCGGCCCGAGAGCTGGGCCTCGTACGTCGATGTCCTCGACATGGATCACAAGGCGCGCGACGCGGATCTCGTCCGGGCCGTCCGGTCGGGGGTGCCGCACGTGTGGGCGCACACCGTGAACACGCCGGCGGACCGGGACCGGGTGCTGCGGCTCGGCTGCGACGGCGTGATCACGAACGCGCCGGGACTGCTCGCGGCGACCCCGACCGGTGCGGCCGCGGCTACTCCTGCTTCTTCGGCCGGGCGCTGA
- a CDS encoding TetR/AcrR family transcriptional regulator, with product MSAKKPVPDSARRSERSRRAIYDAALALVGEIGYPRTTIEGIAARAGVGKQTIYRWWGSKAEVLMEAFLDLNEQNQQAASAHHPDVPLNPVSLPDTGDLEADLKLVLRATVDELKDPRFDAPARALAAEGVANQEFAETFVARLLMPGLDLYAARLRAAQEAGDVRADVDPLIARDLFSAPLAQRWLQLTGPLDHAYADRLVEYALYGISARPKKQE from the coding sequence ATGTCTGCCAAGAAGCCGGTCCCCGACTCCGCCCGCCGCAGCGAACGCTCCCGCCGCGCGATCTACGACGCCGCCCTCGCCCTCGTCGGCGAGATCGGCTACCCCAGGACCACCATCGAAGGCATCGCCGCCCGCGCGGGCGTCGGAAAGCAGACCATCTACCGCTGGTGGGGCTCCAAGGCCGAGGTCCTGATGGAGGCGTTCCTCGACCTCAACGAGCAGAACCAGCAGGCCGCCTCCGCCCACCACCCCGACGTCCCCCTCAACCCGGTCTCCCTGCCCGACACCGGCGACCTGGAGGCCGACCTCAAGCTCGTGCTGCGCGCCACCGTCGACGAGCTCAAGGACCCCCGCTTCGACGCCCCCGCCCGCGCGCTGGCCGCCGAGGGCGTCGCCAACCAGGAGTTCGCCGAGACCTTCGTCGCCCGGCTCCTCATGCCGGGGCTCGACCTGTACGCCGCCCGGCTGCGCGCCGCCCAGGAGGCCGGTGACGTCCGCGCCGACGTCGACCCGCTGATCGCCCGTGACCTGTTCTCCGCCCCGCTCGCCCAGCGCTGGCTCCAGCTCACCGGCCCGCTCGACCACGCGTACGCGGACCGGCTCGTCGAGTACGCCCTCTACGGAATCAGCGCCCGGCCGAAGAAGCAGGAGTAG
- the ddaH gene encoding dimethylargininase, producing MERRATPRRYLMCPPAHFKVTYSINPWMDPAKPVDVPLALAQWEDLRDRYRALGHTVEVLDPRPGLPDMVFAANGATVLDGRVLGARFAHPERELEAVAHLEWFRAHGYADVCEPVHVNEGEGDFAVTASYVLAGRGFRASPLSHGEAQEFFGRPVIGLDLVDPRFYHLDTALAVLDDTADEVMYYPPAFSAGSRAVLRRMFPDALIAEEADAVAFGLNSVSDGLHVLLPQAALGLFEPLRRRGFEPVGMDLGELLKGGGSVKCCTLELR from the coding sequence GTGGAACGGCGCGCCACACCCCGGCGCTATCTGATGTGCCCACCGGCACACTTCAAGGTCACGTACTCGATCAATCCCTGGATGGACCCGGCGAAACCCGTCGACGTCCCTCTCGCCCTCGCCCAGTGGGAGGACCTGCGGGACCGCTACCGGGCGCTCGGGCACACCGTCGAGGTGCTCGACCCGCGGCCGGGCCTGCCCGACATGGTGTTCGCGGCGAACGGGGCGACCGTCCTCGACGGGCGGGTGCTCGGGGCGCGGTTCGCCCACCCGGAGCGGGAGCTGGAGGCCGTCGCCCATCTGGAGTGGTTCCGCGCGCACGGCTACGCCGACGTGTGCGAGCCGGTGCACGTGAACGAGGGCGAGGGGGACTTCGCCGTCACCGCGTCGTACGTGCTCGCGGGGCGCGGGTTCCGGGCGTCGCCGCTCTCGCACGGGGAGGCGCAGGAGTTCTTCGGCCGCCCGGTGATCGGGCTCGATCTGGTGGACCCGCGCTTCTACCACCTGGACACGGCGCTCGCCGTCCTGGACGACACGGCGGACGAGGTCATGTACTACCCGCCGGCGTTCTCGGCGGGCAGTCGGGCGGTGCTGCGGCGGATGTTCCCCGACGCGCTGATCGCCGAGGAGGCGGACGCGGTGGCCTTCGGCCTGAACTCCGTGTCGGACGGGCTGCACGTGCTGCTGCCGCAGGCGGCGCTCGGGCTGTTCGAGCCGCTGCGGCGACGGGGGTTCGAGCCGGTCGGGATGGATCTGGGCGAGCTTCTCAAGGGAGGCGGGAGCGTCAAGTGCTGCACCCTTGAGCTGCGCTGA
- a CDS encoding small ribosomal subunit Rsm22 family protein: MNAPRPAPSAGPSDTLRSALAGLLDGLPPSQATRAVDRLIANYRGTTPTDAPILRDRADVAAYAAYRMPATFEAVRSALYALADAAPDDWSPAGQLDIGGGTGAAVWAAHEVWPGPRPTTVVDWSEAALALGRELAAADARLAESVRWERSRIGTGPAPDVTGLVTVSYVLKELTAADRATVVDAAVRAADPDHGAVVIIEPGTPDGYTRVIEARDRLLAAGFHIAAPCPHSAACPIVPGTDWCHFSARVARSSLHRQVKGGSLPYEDEKFAYVAATRFPPAPAPARVVRRPQIRKGQVLLDLCEAQGDLTRVTVTKKHGQAYKVARDAQWGDSWS; the protein is encoded by the coding sequence GTGAACGCCCCGCGCCCCGCTCCGTCCGCAGGCCCCTCCGACACGCTCCGCTCGGCGCTCGCCGGACTCCTCGACGGCCTGCCGCCGAGCCAGGCGACCCGCGCGGTGGACCGGCTCATCGCGAACTACCGGGGCACCACCCCCACCGACGCGCCGATCCTGCGCGACCGCGCCGACGTCGCGGCGTACGCGGCCTACCGCATGCCGGCCACGTTCGAGGCGGTCCGCTCGGCCCTGTACGCCCTCGCCGACGCGGCGCCCGACGACTGGAGCCCGGCCGGGCAGCTCGACATCGGCGGCGGCACCGGCGCGGCCGTCTGGGCCGCGCACGAGGTGTGGCCGGGGCCGCGCCCGACCACCGTCGTCGACTGGTCGGAGGCGGCGCTCGCGCTCGGCCGCGAACTGGCCGCGGCGGACGCCCGGCTGGCGGAGTCGGTCCGCTGGGAGCGGTCCCGTATCGGCACCGGACCGGCCCCCGACGTCACCGGCCTGGTCACCGTCTCGTACGTCCTGAAGGAACTGACCGCGGCCGACCGGGCGACGGTCGTCGACGCGGCGGTGCGGGCCGCCGACCCGGACCACGGCGCCGTCGTGATCATCGAACCCGGCACCCCCGACGGCTACACCCGCGTCATCGAGGCCCGCGACCGGCTCCTCGCCGCGGGCTTCCACATCGCGGCGCCCTGCCCGCACAGCGCCGCCTGCCCCATCGTCCCCGGCACGGACTGGTGCCACTTCTCGGCGCGCGTCGCCCGCTCCTCCCTGCACCGCCAGGTCAAGGGCGGCTCCCTCCCGTACGAGGACGAGAAGTTCGCGTACGTCGCCGCGACCCGCTTCCCGCCGGCGCCCGCGCCGGCCCGCGTCGTGCGCCGCCCCCAGATCCGCAAGGGCCAGGTCCTCCTCGACCTCTGCGAGGCGCAGGGGGACCTGACCCGGGTGACCGTGACGAAGAAGCACGGGCAGGCGTACAAGGTCGCGCGGGACGCCCAGTGGGGCGACAGCTGGTCCTGA
- a CDS encoding multidrug effflux MFS transporter, whose translation MAESGSTGSTRSGTREGVPSAVEETGADPGGPHAVAPTPVRGKAVAAGTSALVTLVLGGLTAVPALSMDMYLPALPEVTGNLHTSAATAQLTLTACLAGMALGQLAVGPMSDRFGRRRPLLIGLLVYVVATAICAFAPNVALLVAFRLLQGLAGAAGIVIARAVVRDLYDGVAMARFFSTLMLISGVAPIVAPLIGGQVLRITDWRGVFVVLTVIGVALTAIVWKCLPETLEPGRRHSGGTVEALRTMRGLLADRVFLGYMVAGGFAFAALFAYISASPFVIQEIYGASPQTFSLLFGLNSVGLIATGQLNGKVLVGRVDLDKVLALGLTLIIAAATFLLLVATGVFGPPRELGLVPVATGLFVLMASMALATPNTNALALMRTPHAAGSASALLGTSSFLIGAIASPLVGIAGEHTAVPMAVVQLACGLAAATAFMALCRPWQRTAGPTGEVADR comes from the coding sequence ATGGCGGAGAGCGGAAGTACGGGGAGCACGCGAAGCGGTACCCGTGAGGGGGTCCCGAGCGCGGTCGAGGAGACGGGAGCCGACCCCGGCGGCCCGCACGCCGTAGCCCCGACGCCCGTACGCGGCAAGGCCGTTGCCGCCGGAACCAGCGCCCTGGTGACCCTCGTCCTCGGCGGCCTCACCGCCGTACCGGCGCTGTCCATGGACATGTACCTCCCGGCGCTCCCCGAGGTCACCGGAAATCTGCACACCTCCGCCGCCACCGCCCAGCTCACCCTCACCGCCTGCCTGGCCGGCATGGCGCTCGGACAGCTCGCGGTCGGCCCGATGAGCGACAGGTTCGGCCGCCGCCGACCGCTGCTCATCGGCCTGCTCGTGTACGTCGTCGCCACCGCGATCTGCGCCTTCGCCCCGAACGTCGCCCTGCTCGTCGCCTTCCGGCTGCTCCAGGGCCTCGCGGGCGCCGCAGGCATCGTCATCGCCCGAGCCGTCGTCCGCGACCTCTACGACGGTGTCGCGATGGCCCGCTTCTTCTCGACCCTGATGCTGATCTCCGGCGTCGCCCCGATCGTCGCGCCGCTCATCGGCGGCCAGGTCCTGCGGATCACCGACTGGCGAGGCGTCTTCGTCGTCCTCACCGTCATCGGCGTCGCGCTCACCGCGATCGTCTGGAAGTGCCTGCCGGAGACCCTGGAACCCGGGCGCCGGCACAGCGGCGGCACCGTCGAGGCGCTGCGCACGATGCGCGGCCTGCTCGCCGACCGCGTCTTCCTCGGCTACATGGTCGCGGGCGGCTTCGCGTTCGCCGCGCTCTTCGCGTACATCTCGGCGTCCCCCTTCGTCATCCAGGAGATCTACGGGGCGTCCCCGCAGACCTTCAGCCTCCTCTTCGGGCTCAACTCGGTCGGCCTGATCGCCACCGGCCAGCTCAACGGCAAGGTCCTCGTCGGCCGGGTCGACCTCGACAAGGTGCTCGCCCTCGGCCTCACCCTCATCATCGCCGCCGCCACCTTCCTGCTCCTGGTCGCCACCGGCGTCTTCGGCCCCCCGCGGGAGCTGGGCCTCGTACCCGTCGCCACCGGCCTCTTCGTCCTCATGGCGTCGATGGCCCTGGCCACCCCGAACACCAACGCCCTCGCCCTGATGCGCACCCCGCACGCCGCGGGCTCCGCGTCCGCGCTGCTCGGCACCTCGTCCTTCCTGATCGGCGCGATCGCCTCACCGCTCGTCGGCATCGCCGGCGAGCACACCGCCGTCCCGATGGCCGTCGTCCAGCTCGCCTGCGGCCTGGCGGCGGCCACCGCCTTCATGGCACTGTGCCGCCCGTGGCAGCGCACGGCCGGACCGACCGGGGAGGTGGCGGACCGCTGA